A single genomic interval of Oryctolagus cuniculus chromosome 19, mOryCun1.1, whole genome shotgun sequence harbors:
- the CIITA gene encoding MHC class II transactivator isoform X2, whose amino-acid sequence MDHFQAILPRVQMLLSCHGQREVRALLDSLLQEELLSREYHCALLHEPDGEALARKISLTLLEKRDLDVALLGWARSGWQVPAAERSPEHGDLGSGGSCATMELGPLEGKYLELLNSDVDPLRLYHFYDQIDLAAGEEMELCSEPYTDTINCEQFSRLLCDIEGDEETREAYANIAELDQYVFQDSQLEGLSRDIFKHMGSDDVVGENAEVPAEAVQKSQKRPFPDECPADPKHRRLAEPPTVPVVTGSFLVGPVMDSPALPCPPPPALLNQEPARSQTHQEGAVQKPVPPTSSSSNCLNLPAGPMQLIPTVPALPQWLWQISGAGTGVSSIFIYHSKLPPASQASPPRGPAVHSLPKSPDRPGSTSPFAPSAAELPSMPEPALTSRTNETEDTVLPTRCQEAPEVSKWPEPVRQLCRSLQDKFQAEPAGPDGIQVEVDLVRAQLERSGSKSQDRELATLDWAERQLARGGLAEVLAAGNPRQPRETQIIAVLGRAGQGKSHWARAVGRAWACGRLPQYDFVFHVPCRCLDRPGDDFRLCDLLVSPGPPAPAADDEVFGHILRRPERVLLILDAFEEVEAQDSLLHGGAGGPGPTEPCSLRGLLAGLFQRRLLRGCTLLLTARPRGRLGQSLSKADALYEMTGFSAEQAHAYVVQYFERCGAPEHQERALALLQERPFLVSHSHSPTVCRAACQLAQALLEQGCGARLPCTLTGLYVDLLGPAASDGPPGALVALARLAWELGRRHQSSLQESQFPSAELRTWAVARGLVQPAPGAAETELAFSSFLLQCFLGAVWLALSSEIKNKELPQYLALTPRKKRPYDNWLEGVPRFLTGLIFQPRARCLGALVGPEAAAAVDRKQKVLARYLKRLQPGTLRARRLLELLHCAHEAEEAGIWQHVVRELPSRLSFLGTRLTPADTHVLARALEAAGRDFSLDLRSTGVDPGGLGSLVGLSRVSSFRANLSDTVGLWEALQQRGETKLLQAAEEKFTLEPFRAQSLKDVEELGHLVRTQRMGRASADEAGGLPAVRDLKKLEFALGPTLGPQAFPKLVRILTAFCSLQHLDLDSLSENKIGDEGVAQLSATLPQLKALETLNLSQNSITDLGACTLAEALPALAGSLLRLSLYNNCICDAGAESLAHVLPRMAALRVLDVQYNKFTAAGAQQLAASLRKCPHVETLAMWTPTIPFGVQEHLQQLDSRISLR is encoded by the exons GCGGCGGATCGTGTGCCACCATGGAACTGGGGCCTCTGGAAGGGAAGTACCTGGAGCTTCTCAACAGCGATGTTGACCCCTTGCGCCTCTACCACTTCTACGACCAGATTGACCTGGCTGCGGGAGAAGAGATGGAGCTGTGCTCAG AACCCTACACGGACACCATCAACTGCGAGCAGTTCAGCAGGCTGCTGTGTGACATTGAAGGTGACGAAGAGACCAGGGAGGCTTACGCCAACATCG CGGAACTGGACCAGTATGTGTTCCAGGACTCCCAGCTGGAGGGCCTGAGCAGAGATATTTTCA AGCACATGGGATCAGATGACGTGGTTGGTGAGAACGCAGAGGTGCCCGCGGAAGCAGTACAGAAAAGTCAAAAGAGAC CCTTCCCGGATGAGTGCCCGGCAGATCCGAAGCACAGGAGGCTAG CTGAACCCCCCACTGTGCCCGTGGTGACCGGCAGCTTCCTGGTGGGGCCAGTGATGGactcccctgctctgccctgcccaccGCCACCTGCCCTGCTCAACCAGGAGCCAGCGCGCAGCCAGACCCACCAGGAGGGAGCCGTCCAGAAGCCTG TGccccccaccagctcctcctcGAACTGCCTGAACCTCCCTGCTGGCCCCATGCAGCTCATCCCCACTGTCCCCGCTCTGCCCCAGTGGCTCTGGCAAATCTCAGGGGCTGGGACTGGCGTCTCCAGTATATTCATCTACCACA GCAAGCTGCCCCCGGCCAGCCAAGCGTCCCCTCCCAGAGGCCCTGCTGTGCACAGCCTCCCGAAGTCCCCAGACCGGCCTGGCTCCACCAGCCCCTTCGCTCCGTCTGCAGCTGAGCTGCCCAGCATGCCCGAGCCAGCCCTGACCTCCCGCACAAACGAGACAG AGGACACTGTGCTCCCCACACGATGCCAGGAAGCCCCGGAGGTCTCCAAATGGCCTG AGCCGGTGCGGCAGCTCTGCCGCTCGCTGCAGGACAAGTTCCAGGCTGAGCCCGCAGGCCCGGATGGCATCCAGGTGGAGGTGGATCTGGTGCGGGCGCAGCTGGAGAGGAGCGGCAGCAAGAGCCAGGACAGGGAACTGGCCACGCTGGACTGGGCCGAGAGGCAGCTGGCCCGCGGGGGTCTGGCCGAGGTGCTGGCTGCCGGCAACCCCCGGCAGCCACGAGAGACACAGATCATCGCCGTgctgggcagggccgggcagggcaAGAGCCACTGGGCCCGGGCGGTGGGCCGGGCCTGGGCCTGCGGCCGGCTGCCGCAGTACGACTTCGTCTTCCACGTGCCCTGCCGCTGCCTGGACCGTCCCGGGGACGACTTTCGCCTGTGCGACCTGCTTGTGTCCCCGGGCCCGCCGGCCCCGGCCGCAGACGACGAGGTCTTTGGCCACATCTTGAGGAGGCCTGAGCGCGTCCTGCTCATCCTGGACGCCTTCGAGGAGGTGGAAGCCCAGGACAGCCTCCTGCACGGCGGCGCGGGCGGCCCCGGGCCCACGGAGCCCTGCTCCCTCCGGGGGCTGCTGGCCGGCCTCTTCCAGCGCAGGCTGCTCCGGGGCTGCACCCTGCTCCTCACCGCCCGGCCTCGGGGCCGCCTGGGCCAGAGCCTGAGCAAGGCCGACGCCCTGTACGAGATGACTGGCTTCTCGGCCGAGCAGGCCCACGCCTACGTGGTACAATACTTTGAGCGCTGCGGAGCCCCAGAGCACCAAGAGAGAGCCCTGGCACTGCTGCAGGAGCGCCCGTTTCTggtcagccacagccacagcccgaCCGTGTGCCGGGCGGCGTGCCAGCTTGCACAGGCCTTGCTGGAGCAGGGCTGCGGGGCCCGGCTGCCCTGCACGCTCACAGGACTCTACGTGGACCTGCTGGGCCCCGCGGCCAGCGACGGCCCCCCAGGGGCCCTGGTGGCACTGGCCAGGctggcctgggagctgggccgCAGACACCAAAGCTCCCTGCAGGAGAGCCAGTTCCCGTCGGCAGAGCTGAGGACCTGGGCTGTGGCCAGAGGCTTGGTGCAGCCGGCCCCAGGCGCCGCGGAGACCGAGCTGGctttctccagcttcctcctgcagtgcttCCTGGGGGCTGTGTGGCTGGCGCTGAGCAGCGAGATCAAGAACAAGGAGCTGCCGCAGTACTTGGCGCTGACCCCGAGGAAGAAGAGGCCCTACGACAACTGGCTGGAGGGCGTGCCGCGCTTTCTCACCGGGCTGATCTTCCAGCCCCGCGCCCGCTGCCTGGGAGCCCTGGTGGGGCCAGAGGCAGCCGCCGCGGTGGACCGGAAGCAGAAGGTGCTCGCCAGGTACTTGAAGCGGCTGCAGCCAGGGACGCTGAGGGCGCGGCGGCTGCTCGAGCTGCTGCACTGCGCCCACGAGGCCGAGGAGGCCGGGATCTGGCAGCACGTGGTGCGCGAGCTCCCCTCCCGCCTCTCCTTCCTGGGCACGCGGCTCACGCCCGCTGACACACACGTGCTGGCCCGGGCCTTGGAGGCCGCCGGCCGGGACTTCTCTCTGGACCTCCGCAGCACCGGCGTGGACCCCGGCGGACTGGGCAGCCTCGTGGGACTCAGCCGCGTCAGCAGCTTCAg GGCCAACTTGAGCGACAcggtggggctgtgggaggccCTGCAGCAGCGTGGGGAGACCAAGCTACTCCAGGCAGCGGAAGAGAAATTCACCCTGGAGCCTTTCAGGGCCCAGTCTCTGAAGGATGTGGAGGAGCTCGGCCACCTCGTGCGGACCCAGAG GATGGGACGCGCCTCTGCAGACGAAGCCGGCGGACTCCCCGCCGTCCGGGACCTGAAGAAGCTGGAGTTTGC CTTGGGCCCCACCTTGGGCCCCCAGGCCTTTCCCAAACTGGTGAGGATCCTCACGGCCTTCTGTTCGCTGCAGCACCTGGA CCTGGACTCCCTGAGCGAGAACAAGATCGGGGACGAGGGCGTCGCACAGCTGTCGGCCACCCTCCCTCAGCTGAAGGCCCTGGAGACGCTCAA CCTGTCTCAGAACAGCATCACCGACCTGGGCGCCTGCACGCTCGCCGAGGCCCTGCCCGCGCTCGCCGGCTCCCTCCTCAGGCTGAG CTTGTACAATAACTGCATCTGCGACGCGGGAGCCGAGAGCCTGGCGCACGTACTTCCACGCATGGCGGCCCTGCGGGTGCTGGA TGTCCAGTACAACAAGTTCACAGCCGCCGGGGCCCAGCAGCTCGCCGCCAGCCTGAGGAAGTGCCCTCATGTGGAGACGCTGGC gatGTGGACGCCCACCATCCCATTCGGTGTCCAGGagcacctgcagcagctggactcCCGGATCAGCCTGCGATGA
- the CIITA gene encoding MHC class II transactivator isoform X3, which produces MRCLAPRPAGSYLSEPQGGGSCATMELGPLEGKYLELLNSDVDPLRLYHFYDQIDLAAGEEMELCSEPYTDTINCEQFSRLLCDIEGDEETREAYANIAELDQYVFQDSQLEGLSRDIFIEHMGSDDVVGENAEVPAEAVQKSQKRPFPDECPADPKHRRLAEPPTVPVVTGSFLVGPVMDSPALPCPPPPALLNQEPARSQTHQEGAVQKPVPPTSSSSNCLNLPAGPMQLIPTVPALPQWLWQISGAGTGVSSIFIYHSKLPPASQASPPRGPAVHSLPKSPDRPGSTSPFAPSAAELPSMPEPALTSRTNETEDTVLPTRCQEAPEVSKWPEPVRQLCRSLQDKFQAEPAGPDGIQVEVDLVRAQLERSGSKSQDRELATLDWAERQLARGGLAEVLAAGNPRQPRETQIIAVLGRAGQGKSHWARAVGRAWACGRLPQYDFVFHVPCRCLDRPGDDFRLCDLLVSPGPPAPAADDEVFGHILRRPERVLLILDAFEEVEAQDSLLHGGAGGPGPTEPCSLRGLLAGLFQRRLLRGCTLLLTARPRGRLGQSLSKADALYEMTGFSAEQAHAYVVQYFERCGAPEHQERALALLQERPFLVSHSHSPTVCRAACQLAQALLEQGCGARLPCTLTGLYVDLLGPAASDGPPGALVALARLAWELGRRHQSSLQESQFPSAELRTWAVARGLVQPAPGAAETELAFSSFLLQCFLGAVWLALSSEIKNKELPQYLALTPRKKRPYDNWLEGVPRFLTGLIFQPRARCLGALVGPEAAAAVDRKQKVLARYLKRLQPGTLRARRLLELLHCAHEAEEAGIWQHVVRELPSRLSFLGTRLTPADTHVLARALEAAGRDFSLDLRSTGVDPGGLGSLVGLSRVSSFRANLSDTVGLWEALQQRGETKLLQAAEEKFTLEPFRAQSLKDVEELGHLVRTQRMGRASADEAGGLPAVRDLKKLEFALGPTLGPQAFPKLVRILTAFCSLQHLDLDSLSENKIGDEGVAQLSATLPQLKALETLNLSQNSITDLGACTLAEALPALAGSLLRLSLYNNCICDAGAESLAHVLPRMAALRVLDVQYNKFTAAGAQQLAASLRKCPHVETLAMWTPTIPFGVQEHLQQLDSRISLR; this is translated from the exons ATGCGTTGCCTGGCTCCACGTCCTGCAGGCTCCTACCTGTCGGAGCCCCAAG GCGGCGGATCGTGTGCCACCATGGAACTGGGGCCTCTGGAAGGGAAGTACCTGGAGCTTCTCAACAGCGATGTTGACCCCTTGCGCCTCTACCACTTCTACGACCAGATTGACCTGGCTGCGGGAGAAGAGATGGAGCTGTGCTCAG AACCCTACACGGACACCATCAACTGCGAGCAGTTCAGCAGGCTGCTGTGTGACATTGAAGGTGACGAAGAGACCAGGGAGGCTTACGCCAACATCG CGGAACTGGACCAGTATGTGTTCCAGGACTCCCAGCTGGAGGGCCTGAGCAGAGATATTTTCA TAGAGCACATGGGATCAGATGACGTGGTTGGTGAGAACGCAGAGGTGCCCGCGGAAGCAGTACAGAAAAGTCAAAAGAGAC CCTTCCCGGATGAGTGCCCGGCAGATCCGAAGCACAGGAGGCTAG CTGAACCCCCCACTGTGCCCGTGGTGACCGGCAGCTTCCTGGTGGGGCCAGTGATGGactcccctgctctgccctgcccaccGCCACCTGCCCTGCTCAACCAGGAGCCAGCGCGCAGCCAGACCCACCAGGAGGGAGCCGTCCAGAAGCCTG TGccccccaccagctcctcctcGAACTGCCTGAACCTCCCTGCTGGCCCCATGCAGCTCATCCCCACTGTCCCCGCTCTGCCCCAGTGGCTCTGGCAAATCTCAGGGGCTGGGACTGGCGTCTCCAGTATATTCATCTACCACA GCAAGCTGCCCCCGGCCAGCCAAGCGTCCCCTCCCAGAGGCCCTGCTGTGCACAGCCTCCCGAAGTCCCCAGACCGGCCTGGCTCCACCAGCCCCTTCGCTCCGTCTGCAGCTGAGCTGCCCAGCATGCCCGAGCCAGCCCTGACCTCCCGCACAAACGAGACAG AGGACACTGTGCTCCCCACACGATGCCAGGAAGCCCCGGAGGTCTCCAAATGGCCTG AGCCGGTGCGGCAGCTCTGCCGCTCGCTGCAGGACAAGTTCCAGGCTGAGCCCGCAGGCCCGGATGGCATCCAGGTGGAGGTGGATCTGGTGCGGGCGCAGCTGGAGAGGAGCGGCAGCAAGAGCCAGGACAGGGAACTGGCCACGCTGGACTGGGCCGAGAGGCAGCTGGCCCGCGGGGGTCTGGCCGAGGTGCTGGCTGCCGGCAACCCCCGGCAGCCACGAGAGACACAGATCATCGCCGTgctgggcagggccgggcagggcaAGAGCCACTGGGCCCGGGCGGTGGGCCGGGCCTGGGCCTGCGGCCGGCTGCCGCAGTACGACTTCGTCTTCCACGTGCCCTGCCGCTGCCTGGACCGTCCCGGGGACGACTTTCGCCTGTGCGACCTGCTTGTGTCCCCGGGCCCGCCGGCCCCGGCCGCAGACGACGAGGTCTTTGGCCACATCTTGAGGAGGCCTGAGCGCGTCCTGCTCATCCTGGACGCCTTCGAGGAGGTGGAAGCCCAGGACAGCCTCCTGCACGGCGGCGCGGGCGGCCCCGGGCCCACGGAGCCCTGCTCCCTCCGGGGGCTGCTGGCCGGCCTCTTCCAGCGCAGGCTGCTCCGGGGCTGCACCCTGCTCCTCACCGCCCGGCCTCGGGGCCGCCTGGGCCAGAGCCTGAGCAAGGCCGACGCCCTGTACGAGATGACTGGCTTCTCGGCCGAGCAGGCCCACGCCTACGTGGTACAATACTTTGAGCGCTGCGGAGCCCCAGAGCACCAAGAGAGAGCCCTGGCACTGCTGCAGGAGCGCCCGTTTCTggtcagccacagccacagcccgaCCGTGTGCCGGGCGGCGTGCCAGCTTGCACAGGCCTTGCTGGAGCAGGGCTGCGGGGCCCGGCTGCCCTGCACGCTCACAGGACTCTACGTGGACCTGCTGGGCCCCGCGGCCAGCGACGGCCCCCCAGGGGCCCTGGTGGCACTGGCCAGGctggcctgggagctgggccgCAGACACCAAAGCTCCCTGCAGGAGAGCCAGTTCCCGTCGGCAGAGCTGAGGACCTGGGCTGTGGCCAGAGGCTTGGTGCAGCCGGCCCCAGGCGCCGCGGAGACCGAGCTGGctttctccagcttcctcctgcagtgcttCCTGGGGGCTGTGTGGCTGGCGCTGAGCAGCGAGATCAAGAACAAGGAGCTGCCGCAGTACTTGGCGCTGACCCCGAGGAAGAAGAGGCCCTACGACAACTGGCTGGAGGGCGTGCCGCGCTTTCTCACCGGGCTGATCTTCCAGCCCCGCGCCCGCTGCCTGGGAGCCCTGGTGGGGCCAGAGGCAGCCGCCGCGGTGGACCGGAAGCAGAAGGTGCTCGCCAGGTACTTGAAGCGGCTGCAGCCAGGGACGCTGAGGGCGCGGCGGCTGCTCGAGCTGCTGCACTGCGCCCACGAGGCCGAGGAGGCCGGGATCTGGCAGCACGTGGTGCGCGAGCTCCCCTCCCGCCTCTCCTTCCTGGGCACGCGGCTCACGCCCGCTGACACACACGTGCTGGCCCGGGCCTTGGAGGCCGCCGGCCGGGACTTCTCTCTGGACCTCCGCAGCACCGGCGTGGACCCCGGCGGACTGGGCAGCCTCGTGGGACTCAGCCGCGTCAGCAGCTTCAg GGCCAACTTGAGCGACAcggtggggctgtgggaggccCTGCAGCAGCGTGGGGAGACCAAGCTACTCCAGGCAGCGGAAGAGAAATTCACCCTGGAGCCTTTCAGGGCCCAGTCTCTGAAGGATGTGGAGGAGCTCGGCCACCTCGTGCGGACCCAGAG GATGGGACGCGCCTCTGCAGACGAAGCCGGCGGACTCCCCGCCGTCCGGGACCTGAAGAAGCTGGAGTTTGC CTTGGGCCCCACCTTGGGCCCCCAGGCCTTTCCCAAACTGGTGAGGATCCTCACGGCCTTCTGTTCGCTGCAGCACCTGGA CCTGGACTCCCTGAGCGAGAACAAGATCGGGGACGAGGGCGTCGCACAGCTGTCGGCCACCCTCCCTCAGCTGAAGGCCCTGGAGACGCTCAA CCTGTCTCAGAACAGCATCACCGACCTGGGCGCCTGCACGCTCGCCGAGGCCCTGCCCGCGCTCGCCGGCTCCCTCCTCAGGCTGAG CTTGTACAATAACTGCATCTGCGACGCGGGAGCCGAGAGCCTGGCGCACGTACTTCCACGCATGGCGGCCCTGCGGGTGCTGGA TGTCCAGTACAACAAGTTCACAGCCGCCGGGGCCCAGCAGCTCGCCGCCAGCCTGAGGAAGTGCCCTCATGTGGAGACGCTGGC gatGTGGACGCCCACCATCCCATTCGGTGTCCAGGagcacctgcagcagctggactcCCGGATCAGCCTGCGATGA